The Paraburkholderia sp. SOS3 genome includes a region encoding these proteins:
- a CDS encoding phage protein NinX family protein, whose translation MNVADLEGPLLDYWVARAAQLPKPRVDDGFCWIEEPACDGDPAGALEAAFAPSTDWTHGGPFIERALICIGYSDAHAWGAGPTGEAPQFRAYGATPLVAAMRFYVANRFGSEVPDEDQPAAD comes from the coding sequence ATGAACGTTGCCGATCTGGAAGGTCCGCTGCTCGATTACTGGGTCGCGCGTGCCGCGCAATTGCCGAAGCCGCGCGTCGATGACGGCTTTTGCTGGATCGAAGAGCCCGCGTGCGACGGCGATCCCGCTGGCGCGCTTGAAGCCGCGTTCGCGCCGTCCACGGACTGGACGCACGGCGGGCCGTTCATCGAACGCGCACTGATCTGCATCGGCTACTCCGATGCGCATGCATGGGGTGCCGGACCGACTGGCGAAGCTCCGCAGTTCCGCGCTTATGGCGCGACGCCGCTCGTCGCCGCGATGCGCTTTTACGTCGCTAACCGGTTCGGCAGCGAAGTGCCCGACGAAGATCAGCCGGCAGCCGATTAA
- a CDS encoding ATP-binding cassette domain-containing protein, whose product MSASGFSTSWPGGGSVRARLERGQQRAREAVAGAPTQQTQQTQAHGAAVHGALLREEVVQRSRCAGQHAVTERRNADYSVELRGVHKRYGERTVLADLDLSVERGSFVSIVGRSGCGKSTLLRLVAGLETPTAGTLEKRAESSVSNEAAGTASNAARFDTRIMFQDARLLPWKSVLQNVMLGLGRGAREDARAILAEVGLIERANDWPAQLSGGQRQRVALARALVHRPHLLLLDEPLGALDALTRIEMHALIERLWREHRFTALLVTHDVQEAAALADRILLIEAGRIALDLPVPLARPRERASAGFARIEDRVLRQVLRRDAGSSDALSKDGPASSYAGSLFTTDGSIARL is encoded by the coding sequence ATGAGTGCGAGCGGGTTTTCAACGTCGTGGCCCGGCGGCGGTTCGGTGCGTGCCCGGCTTGAGCGCGGGCAGCAGCGTGCGCGTGAAGCGGTTGCTGGCGCGCCGACGCAGCAGACGCAGCAGACGCAAGCGCACGGCGCAGCGGTCCATGGCGCGTTGTTACGCGAAGAGGTCGTGCAGCGTTCGCGCTGCGCGGGGCAGCACGCTGTCACCGAACGGCGCAACGCCGATTACTCGGTCGAACTGCGCGGCGTACACAAACGATACGGCGAGCGCACGGTGCTTGCGGATCTCGATCTGTCGGTCGAACGCGGCAGTTTCGTGTCGATCGTGGGGCGCAGCGGCTGCGGGAAGTCGACGCTGTTGCGGCTCGTCGCCGGGCTCGAAACGCCGACGGCAGGCACGCTCGAAAAGCGCGCTGAAAGTAGTGTGTCGAACGAAGCGGCCGGCACGGCCTCGAACGCCGCGCGTTTCGATACCCGCATCATGTTTCAGGACGCGCGCCTGCTGCCGTGGAAGAGTGTGCTGCAGAACGTAATGCTCGGCCTCGGCCGCGGTGCGCGGGAAGATGCGCGCGCGATACTTGCCGAAGTCGGCCTGATCGAGCGTGCGAACGACTGGCCCGCGCAACTGTCGGGTGGCCAGCGGCAGCGCGTTGCTCTGGCGCGTGCGCTTGTGCACCGGCCGCACCTGCTGTTGCTCGACGAACCGCTCGGCGCGCTCGATGCGCTCACGCGCATCGAAATGCATGCGCTGATCGAACGCCTGTGGCGCGAGCATCGCTTTACGGCATTGCTCGTCACGCACGATGTGCAGGAGGCCGCTGCCCTGGCCGACCGGATCCTGCTGATCGAAGCGGGGCGCATTGCGCTCGATCTGCCGGTGCCGCTCGCGCGGCCGCGCGAGCGCGCGTCGGCGGGCTTTGCGCGTATCGAGGACCGCGTGCTGCGCCAGGTGCTCAGGCGCGACGCCGGCAGCAGCGATGCACTATCGAAAGACGGGCCTGCCAGTTCGTATGCCGGTTCGCTTTTCACGACAGACGGATCGATCGCACGGCTTTGA
- a CDS encoding DUF3820 family protein, with protein sequence MKPEDLELLVTRVMPFGKYKDRVIADLPGHYLNWFARQGFPPGEIGRLLALMQEIDHNGLKPILEPLRRKT encoded by the coding sequence ATGAAGCCTGAAGACCTCGAACTGCTCGTCACGCGGGTCATGCCTTTCGGCAAATACAAGGATCGCGTGATCGCCGACTTGCCCGGCCACTATCTGAACTGGTTTGCGCGGCAAGGTTTTCCACCCGGCGAAATCGGCCGGCTGCTCGCGCTGATGCAGGAGATCGATCACAACGGGCTCAAGCCGATACTCGAACCGCTGCGTCGCAAGACGTAG
- a CDS encoding ABC transporter permease — protein MDARSYDTPDHPLEPARERFAALPANALNWFAVWRRNYLVWRKLALASMFGNLADPMIYLFGLGFGLGLMVGRVDGVSYIAFLAAGTVASSVMMSASFESMYSGFSRMHVQRTWEAIMHTPLTLGDIVLGEIVWAASKSVLSGTAILIVAGLLGYAKFPATLVALPVIVLAGLAFAGLAMIVTALAPSYDFFMFYQTLALTPMLLLSGVFFPVSQLPPAAQYATQLLPLAHAVDLIRPAMLARPIDDAALHVAVLTLYVIVPFLISAVLLRRRMMR, from the coding sequence ATGGATGCCCGCTCATACGATACCCCCGACCACCCGCTCGAGCCCGCGCGCGAACGCTTCGCGGCACTACCCGCCAATGCGCTGAACTGGTTCGCGGTGTGGCGCCGCAACTATCTCGTGTGGCGCAAGCTCGCGCTCGCGTCGATGTTCGGCAATCTGGCCGATCCGATGATCTATCTGTTCGGCCTCGGTTTCGGGCTCGGGCTCATGGTCGGGCGCGTCGACGGCGTGTCGTATATCGCGTTCCTCGCGGCAGGCACGGTCGCCTCGAGCGTGATGATGTCGGCGAGCTTCGAGTCGATGTATTCGGGCTTTTCGCGAATGCACGTGCAGCGCACATGGGAAGCGATCATGCATACGCCGCTGACGCTCGGCGACATCGTACTCGGGGAGATCGTCTGGGCCGCAAGCAAATCGGTGTTGTCCGGCACGGCAATCCTGATCGTCGCGGGTCTGCTCGGCTACGCGAAATTCCCCGCAACGCTCGTCGCCCTGCCCGTCATCGTGCTCGCGGGTCTGGCGTTCGCGGGCCTCGCGATGATCGTCACGGCGCTCGCGCCGTCGTACGATTTCTTCATGTTCTATCAGACGCTCGCGCTTACGCCGATGCTGCTGCTCTCGGGCGTGTTCTTTCCCGTGTCGCAGCTGCCGCCCGCCGCACAATACGCGACGCAACTGCTACCGCTCGCGCATGCGGTGGACCTGATCCGGCCAGCGATGCTCGCGCGGCCGATCGACGATGCGGCGCTGCACGTAGCCGTGCTCACGCTCTATGTGATCGTGCCGTTTCTGATCTCGGCCGTGCTGTTGCGCCGCCGGATGATGCGGTAA
- the nodI gene encoding nodulation factor ABC transporter ATP-binding protein NodI yields the protein MSDAAIEFHRVEKRYGGRKVIDGLSFDVRVGECFGLLGPNGAGKTTTLRMLLGIAAPDAGAIRLCGEPIPARARIARARIGVVPQFDNLDPDFTVRENLLVFGRYFGLSARAIRERVPSLLEFARLEHKADSRVAELSGGMKRRLTLARALVNDPDVLVMDEPTTGLDPQARHLIWERLRSLLSRGKTILLTTHFMEEAERLCDRLCVIEEGRKIAEGEPKALIASEIGCDVIEVYGPDPLVLRDALAPFATRIDISGETLFCYVDDPQPVHAQLKQRDDVRYLHRPANLEDVFLRLTGREMQD from the coding sequence ATGTCCGACGCCGCGATCGAATTCCATCGAGTCGAAAAACGTTACGGCGGCAGAAAGGTCATCGACGGCCTGTCGTTCGATGTGCGGGTCGGCGAATGTTTCGGTCTGCTAGGTCCGAACGGCGCCGGCAAGACCACGACGCTGCGCATGCTGCTCGGCATTGCCGCGCCCGATGCCGGCGCGATCCGTCTGTGCGGCGAACCGATTCCCGCGCGTGCGCGCATCGCCCGCGCGCGCATCGGCGTGGTTCCGCAATTCGACAATCTCGATCCGGACTTTACCGTTCGCGAGAATCTGCTCGTGTTCGGCCGCTACTTCGGCCTTAGCGCCAGGGCAATACGCGAGCGCGTGCCCTCGCTGCTCGAATTCGCGCGGCTCGAACACAAGGCCGATTCGCGTGTCGCCGAACTGTCGGGCGGTATGAAACGCCGGCTCACGCTCGCGCGCGCGCTCGTCAACGATCCCGATGTGCTCGTCATGGACGAGCCGACCACAGGTCTCGATCCGCAGGCGCGCCATCTGATCTGGGAACGGCTGCGCTCGCTGCTGTCGCGCGGCAAGACGATTCTTCTGACGACGCACTTTATGGAAGAAGCCGAACGCCTGTGCGACCGGCTTTGTGTGATCGAAGAAGGCCGCAAGATCGCCGAGGGCGAACCGAAGGCGCTGATCGCATCGGAGATCGGCTGCGATGTGATCGAAGTCTACGGCCCCGATCCGCTGGTGCTGCGCGATGCGCTCGCGCCGTTCGCCACGCGTATCGACATCAGCGGCGAGACGCTTTTCTGCTATGTCGACGATCCGCAGCCCGTGCACGCGCAACTGAAACAGCGCGACGACGTGCGCTATCTGCATCGGCCCGCGAATCTCGAAGACGTATTTCTGCGCCTCACCGGCCGCGAGATGCAGGACTGA
- a CDS encoding permease produces the protein MNTTRQTAPASGWLIFLLLAVAGLFYVKWFPYYHRAFTAASTHSIGSSILMGSVSSPPAPSLSAALAYAWAYGKAIWQAMVLGLLLGSAVQALLPAHWVAKVLGKTGFGSVAAGGLLAVPGMMCTCCAAPVVAGLRARHASPGGAIAFWLGNSVLNPATLVFMGFVLGWQWAGLRLALGVLMVFGLGYLVNRLVTPGEASAADARLAEQVARQQEGSAFARWLGILARMTVRLVPEYLVLVLLLGAARAWLFPQIGPAIGNEIGWIVAFAVAGMLFVIPTAGEVPIIQAMLTLGIGVGPAGALLMTLPPISVPSLAMLARSFRPRVLAIVAVAVVAFGIVAGLLAVGMGL, from the coding sequence ATGAATACCACGCGACAGACCGCCCCGGCATCGGGGTGGCTGATCTTCCTGCTGCTTGCGGTCGCGGGACTCTTTTATGTGAAGTGGTTCCCGTACTATCACCGCGCATTCACGGCGGCGTCGACCCATTCGATCGGCTCGTCGATCCTCATGGGCAGTGTGTCGAGCCCGCCCGCGCCGTCGCTCTCCGCGGCGCTCGCCTACGCGTGGGCATACGGCAAGGCGATCTGGCAGGCGATGGTGCTCGGCCTGCTGCTCGGCTCCGCGGTACAGGCGTTGCTGCCTGCGCACTGGGTCGCAAAGGTGCTCGGCAAGACCGGATTCGGCAGCGTGGCGGCAGGCGGCTTGCTCGCGGTTCCCGGCATGATGTGCACCTGCTGCGCGGCCCCGGTCGTCGCGGGCTTGCGTGCGCGCCACGCGTCCCCGGGCGGCGCGATCGCATTCTGGCTCGGCAACTCGGTGCTCAATCCGGCCACGCTCGTTTTCATGGGCTTCGTACTCGGCTGGCAATGGGCGGGTTTGCGGCTTGCACTCGGTGTGCTGATGGTGTTCGGTCTGGGTTACCTCGTAAACCGGCTCGTCACGCCCGGCGAGGCCAGCGCGGCCGACGCGCGCCTTGCCGAACAGGTTGCGCGTCAGCAGGAAGGCAGCGCGTTTGCGCGCTGGTTGGGGATCCTCGCGCGCATGACCGTGCGCCTCGTGCCCGAGTATCTGGTGCTGGTCTTGCTGCTCGGCGCAGCGCGCGCGTGGCTGTTTCCGCAGATCGGGCCGGCGATTGGCAACGAGATCGGCTGGATTGTCGCGTTCGCGGTCGCCGGTATGCTGTTTGTGATTCCGACGGCGGGCGAAGTACCGATCATTCAGGCGATGCTGACGCTAGGCATCGGCGTCGGTCCCGCCGGCGCGTTGCTGATGACGCTGCCGCCGATCAGCGTGCCGTCGCTCGCGATGCTCGCGCGTTCATTTCGCCCGCGCGTGCTTGCTATCGTCGCGGTCGCGGTGGTCGCATTCGGTATCGTGGCGGGTCTGCTGGCGGTCGGCATGGGCCTGTAA
- the dusA gene encoding tRNA dihydrouridine(20/20a) synthase DusA: MSSSSNQAPNQAPNRASSPRRVSVAPMMDWTDRHCRSLHRAISRHTWLYTEMVTTGALIHGDVARHLAFTPDEAPVALQLGGSEPDDLARSARLGEQWGYDEINLNCGCPSERVQRGAFGACLMNEPQLVADCVKAMRDAVSVPVTVKHRIGVDAVEHYEFVRDFVGTIAEAGCGVFIVHARNAILKGLSPKENREIPPLKYEYAYRLKRDFPDLEIIINGGIKTLDEVALHLEHVDGVMLGREAYHNPYLLAGVDARFYGSTDAAPTRDEVEAKLIDYCATELARGTYPGAIVRHALGLYRGVAGARGWRRVLSDNRKLAARDLSIFDEARQHLRAVAESDDDKAGRNDVQSAAAVEMLE; encoded by the coding sequence ATGTCTTCTTCTTCGAACCAGGCCCCGAATCAGGCCCCGAACCGGGCCTCGAGTCCTCGCCGCGTCAGCGTGGCGCCCATGATGGACTGGACGGACCGTCACTGCCGTTCGCTCCATCGCGCGATTTCACGTCATACGTGGCTGTACACCGAGATGGTGACCACCGGCGCGCTGATTCACGGCGACGTCGCGCGCCATCTCGCGTTTACGCCCGACGAGGCGCCCGTTGCGCTTCAGCTGGGCGGCAGCGAACCGGACGACCTCGCGCGTTCGGCGCGTCTTGGCGAGCAATGGGGCTACGACGAGATCAATCTGAACTGCGGCTGTCCGTCCGAGCGCGTGCAGCGTGGCGCGTTCGGCGCGTGCCTGATGAACGAGCCGCAGCTCGTCGCCGACTGCGTGAAGGCGATGCGCGATGCGGTGTCCGTGCCGGTAACGGTCAAGCACCGCATCGGCGTCGATGCGGTCGAGCACTACGAGTTCGTGCGCGATTTCGTCGGCACGATTGCCGAAGCGGGCTGTGGCGTGTTTATCGTGCATGCGCGCAACGCGATCCTGAAGGGCTTGAGCCCGAAGGAAAACCGCGAGATTCCGCCGCTCAAGTATGAATACGCGTATCGGCTCAAGCGCGATTTTCCGGATCTCGAGATCATCATCAACGGTGGGATCAAGACGCTCGATGAAGTCGCACTGCATCTCGAGCATGTCGATGGCGTGATGCTGGGTCGCGAGGCTTATCACAATCCCTATCTGCTCGCCGGCGTCGATGCGCGCTTCTACGGTTCGACCGATGCGGCGCCGACGCGCGACGAAGTCGAGGCGAAGCTCATCGACTACTGTGCAACCGAACTCGCGCGCGGCACCTATCCAGGCGCGATCGTGCGCCATGCACTTGGGCTTTATCGCGGGGTGGCCGGTGCGCGCGGGTGGCGTCGTGTGCTGTCCGATAACCGCAAACTCGCGGCGCGCGATCTGTCGATCTTCGATGAAGCGCGGCAGCATCTGCGTGCAGTCGCCGAAAGCGACGACGACAAGGCGGGTCGCAATGACGTGCAAAGCGCTGCCGCGGTCGAAATGTTGGAATAA
- a CDS encoding universal stress protein → MASYQKILLCYDGSREGRKALRCGADLALDLKAETHLLSVVDMRSSIAQSAGLLTDVACGSFEKTARDILQEGVDWLTERGVRAQGHFAFGHPIDEIAALAEELKVDLVVVGHRCRHGLSRWWMGAGNTPLLDRVSCSILVACSSPGEEQSAAA, encoded by the coding sequence ATGGCCAGCTACCAGAAAATTCTGCTGTGCTACGACGGTTCGCGCGAAGGCCGCAAGGCACTGCGCTGCGGTGCGGATCTGGCATTGGATCTGAAAGCGGAGACTCATCTGCTGTCGGTCGTCGACATGCGCTCGAGCATCGCGCAAAGCGCGGGCCTGCTGACCGACGTGGCGTGCGGCAGTTTCGAAAAGACGGCGCGCGACATCCTGCAAGAAGGCGTCGACTGGCTGACCGAGCGTGGCGTCAGGGCGCAAGGGCACTTTGCGTTCGGTCATCCGATCGATGAAATCGCGGCGCTTGCGGAAGAGCTGAAGGTCGATCTTGTCGTCGTCGGCCATCGCTGCCGGCATGGACTCTCGCGATGGTGGATGGGCGCGGGCAACACGCCGCTACTCGATCGCGTGTCGTGCAGCATTCTCGTTGCGTGTTCGTCGCCAGGCGAGGAGCAGTCGGCCGCGGCATGA
- a CDS encoding MFS transporter — protein MSDSPTAAARPEDSTLIVMLVAAAYFMENLDGTIIATALPQMAQSFGVHPVDLSIGITSYLLTLAVFIPISGWVADRFGVRNVFTAALAVFTAASVVCGMTNGLVGFTAARVVQGIGGAMMVPVGRLAVLRATPKDDLMRAIAFITWPGLIAPVIGPPLGGFITTYSSWRWIFYLNLPLGLIGIVLAWRFIHAAGSTERRPFDVAGFVLCGVSGTAIMYAMELLGRVDTRWPQALAFLAAGVAAGTAALFHVRRTAHPVIDLSALRVKTFAVSMAGGSLFRVSISAVPFLLPLMFQIGFGMNAFRSGLLTLAVFAGNLSMKLVTTQVMRRYGFRSVLLVNGVLAALSLAAMSLLTAQTPYWIIAAVLFASGLVRSLQFGAINTLSFADVPTAQMSGASTLSSTVQQLTIGMGVALGAIALRIAAWLHGHGAQSVTNADFSVAFLLVSAVGFASIFDVFGLDARAGSHVSGHRASRAGATR, from the coding sequence ATGTCAGATTCGCCGACCGCCGCTGCCCGCCCGGAAGACTCCACACTGATTGTGATGCTCGTCGCGGCCGCGTACTTCATGGAGAATCTGGACGGCACGATCATCGCCACCGCGTTGCCGCAGATGGCGCAGTCATTCGGCGTGCATCCGGTCGACCTGTCCATCGGCATCACATCGTATCTGCTCACGCTCGCGGTATTCATTCCGATCAGCGGGTGGGTCGCGGACCGCTTCGGCGTGCGCAACGTGTTCACCGCGGCGCTTGCCGTCTTCACCGCTGCGTCGGTCGTGTGCGGCATGACCAATGGCCTCGTCGGCTTTACGGCGGCGCGCGTCGTGCAGGGCATCGGCGGCGCGATGATGGTGCCGGTCGGACGGCTCGCGGTGCTGCGCGCAACGCCGAAAGACGATCTGATGCGCGCCATCGCGTTCATCACGTGGCCGGGGCTCATCGCACCCGTCATCGGGCCGCCGCTCGGCGGATTCATCACGACCTACTCGTCGTGGCGCTGGATCTTCTATCTGAATCTGCCGCTTGGGCTGATCGGCATCGTGCTCGCGTGGCGCTTTATCCATGCGGCCGGCAGCACGGAGCGGCGGCCGTTCGATGTGGCCGGCTTCGTGCTGTGCGGCGTCTCGGGCACGGCGATCATGTACGCAATGGAGTTGCTCGGCCGCGTCGATACGCGCTGGCCGCAAGCGCTCGCGTTTCTCGCCGCCGGAGTCGCGGCGGGCACGGCCGCGCTTTTTCATGTGCGGCGCACCGCGCACCCGGTCATCGATCTGAGCGCGCTGCGCGTGAAGACGTTCGCGGTCTCGATGGCGGGCGGGTCGCTGTTCCGCGTGTCGATCAGCGCGGTGCCATTTCTGCTGCCGCTGATGTTCCAGATCGGCTTCGGCATGAATGCGTTTCGCTCCGGGTTGCTCACGCTCGCGGTGTTCGCCGGCAACCTGTCGATGAAGCTCGTCACGACGCAGGTGATGCGGCGCTACGGCTTTCGCTCGGTGCTGCTCGTCAACGGCGTGCTAGCCGCATTGTCGCTCGCCGCGATGAGCCTGCTTACTGCGCAGACACCGTACTGGATCATCGCCGCGGTGCTGTTCGCGAGTGGCCTCGTGCGCTCGTTGCAGTTCGGCGCGATCAACACACTGAGTTTCGCCGACGTGCCGACAGCGCAGATGAGCGGCGCATCGACGCTCTCGAGCACGGTCCAGCAACTGACGATCGGCATGGGTGTCGCGCTCGGCGCCATCGCGCTGCGCATCGCCGCGTGGCTTCACGGACATGGCGCGCAATCGGTCACGAATGCCGATTTCAGCGTGGCCTTCCTGCTCGTTTCCGCGGTCGGATTCGCGTCGATTTTCGACGTGTTCGGGCTCGATGCGCGCGCCGGCTCGCATGTGAGCGGGCATCGCGCGTCACGCGCCGGGGCAACGCGATGA
- the lexA gene encoding transcriptional repressor LexA gives MTKLTARQQQVFDLIRRAIERTGFPPTRAEIAAELGFSSANSAEEHLRALARKGVIELAAGASRGIRLLAGQDDAPHQFTLPHAALMQLSLPLVGRVAAGSPILAQEHIAQHYACDPALFSSKPDYLLKVRGLSMRDAGILDGDLLAVQKRSEAKDGQIIIARLGDDVTVKRLKRRPNGIELIAENPDYENIFVEAGSADFALEGIAVGLIRPGEF, from the coding sequence ATGACCAAACTCACCGCACGACAGCAGCAGGTTTTCGATCTGATCCGCCGCGCGATCGAGCGCACGGGCTTTCCGCCCACGCGCGCCGAGATCGCGGCCGAATTGGGCTTCAGTTCGGCCAACTCGGCGGAAGAGCATCTGCGGGCGCTCGCTCGCAAAGGCGTGATCGAACTCGCGGCCGGCGCGTCGCGCGGCATCCGGCTGCTGGCCGGACAAGACGACGCGCCTCATCAGTTCACGCTGCCGCATGCGGCGCTCATGCAGCTGTCGCTGCCGCTCGTCGGCCGCGTCGCAGCCGGCAGCCCGATCCTCGCGCAGGAGCACATCGCGCAGCACTATGCGTGCGACCCGGCGCTGTTCTCGAGCAAGCCCGATTACCTGTTGAAAGTGCGCGGCCTGTCGATGCGCGACGCGGGCATTCTCGACGGCGATCTGCTCGCGGTGCAAAAGCGCAGCGAAGCAAAAGACGGCCAGATCATCATTGCGCGCCTTGGCGACGACGTCACGGTCAAGCGCTTGAAGCGACGGCCGAACGGCATCGAACTGATCGCCGAAAACCCCGATTACGAAAACATCTTCGTCGAGGCCGGCAGCGCGGATTTCGCGCTCGAAGGCATCGCGGTCGGCCTGATCCGGCCAGGTGAATTCTGA
- a CDS encoding DUF2939 domain-containing protein has translation MNHKMTGSVRRSVLVTVVVIVVLIALAFAYASPYIALNRLKRAADARDAATVNEYVDFPALRESLKEQLGGLLRRRIGAESHGNPLAALGAMIGVALIGPLVDAYATPDGVAALLNGMPPRGEPGERPPAPPDASASSSDSSSDSSSNGGNPAAARSAPPVSPAPTASAANGSKPPQPPQTTAGYRGVNEFVVTYRHGVGDTRYAAIFHREGLFTWKLAAVDLGE, from the coding sequence ATGAATCACAAGATGACCGGCAGCGTCAGGCGGTCCGTGCTGGTCACGGTCGTTGTCATCGTTGTGCTGATCGCGCTGGCCTTCGCGTATGCATCGCCGTATATCGCACTCAACCGCCTGAAACGCGCAGCCGACGCGCGCGATGCGGCAACAGTCAACGAATACGTCGATTTCCCGGCGCTTCGCGAGAGTCTCAAGGAACAGCTCGGGGGCTTGCTAAGACGCAGAATCGGCGCGGAAAGTCACGGCAATCCGCTCGCCGCGCTGGGCGCCATGATCGGTGTCGCGTTGATCGGGCCGCTCGTCGACGCGTATGCGACGCCGGACGGCGTCGCCGCGCTGCTCAACGGAATGCCGCCACGCGGCGAACCGGGCGAGCGCCCGCCTGCGCCGCCGGACGCGTCGGCTTCGTCGTCCGATTCGTCGTCTGATTCGTCGTCAAACGGTGGCAACCCCGCTGCTGCGCGCTCTGCTCCACCCGTATCACCGGCACCGACAGCATCGGCCGCGAACGGCTCGAAGCCGCCTCAGCCTCCGCAAACCACAGCCGGATATCGCGGCGTCAACGAGTTCGTCGTCACGTATCGGCACGGTGTCGGCGACACGCGCTATGCCGCGATTTTCCATCGCGAAGGGCTTTTCACGTGGAAGCTTGCGGCAGTCGATCTCGGCGAGTAG
- the mnmH gene encoding tRNA 2-selenouridine(34) synthase MnmH, whose protein sequence is MKSLLAPLDDLARFDEIIDVRTPLEFAEDHIPGAFNAPVLSNEERVIVGTMYKQVSPYEATRHGAALVLRNIAHHLDTTFADRPRNWRPLIYCWRGGKRSGSMTTLFNMIGWQARQLDGGYKTYRRSVVDRLATLPREFDYIALVGHTGTGKTRLLHALRDAGAQVLELEGLACHRGSLLGAWPGRPQPSQKAFDSALIGALAQFDPARPVFVESESRRIGAITLPDALLERFHRGACVEIRAALDERVAFLLEDYGHLFDDRSGFKHQLAHLIGLHSREQVTRWQQMIDDDARSELFHELLERHYDPAYQRSSRQHFTELAHAQRFTFRPTAGDTLDQAHALLAQLSVSVSADEPGIAHAST, encoded by the coding sequence TTGAAAAGTCTGCTTGCGCCGCTCGACGACCTCGCGCGCTTCGATGAAATCATCGACGTGCGCACGCCGCTCGAATTTGCCGAAGATCATATTCCGGGGGCATTCAATGCGCCGGTGTTGTCGAACGAAGAGCGCGTGATCGTCGGCACGATGTACAAGCAGGTGTCGCCCTACGAAGCGACGCGCCACGGCGCCGCGCTCGTGTTACGCAATATCGCCCACCATCTGGACACGACCTTCGCGGACCGGCCGCGCAACTGGCGCCCGCTCATCTACTGCTGGCGCGGCGGCAAGCGTTCCGGATCGATGACAACGCTGTTCAACATGATCGGCTGGCAGGCGCGGCAGCTCGACGGCGGCTACAAGACGTATCGCCGCTCGGTGGTCGACAGGCTCGCGACCTTGCCGCGGGAGTTCGACTACATCGCGCTCGTCGGTCATACGGGCACGGGCAAGACGCGGCTGTTGCACGCATTGCGCGACGCGGGTGCGCAGGTGCTCGAACTCGAAGGGCTCGCGTGCCATCGCGGGTCGTTGCTCGGCGCGTGGCCGGGCCGGCCTCAACCGTCGCAGAAGGCGTTCGACAGCGCGCTGATCGGCGCGCTCGCGCAATTCGATCCGGCGCGTCCGGTGTTCGTCGAGTCCGAAAGCCGGCGCATCGGCGCGATCACGTTGCCCGATGCGCTGCTCGAGCGCTTTCATCGCGGCGCCTGTGTCGAGATTCGCGCGGCGCTCGACGAACGCGTGGCGTTCCTGCTCGAAGACTATGGCCATCTGTTCGACGACCGCTCGGGCTTCAAGCATCAACTTGCGCATCTGATCGGGCTGCATAGCCGCGAACAGGTGACGCGCTGGCAGCAGATGATCGATGACGATGCACGCAGCGAGTTGTTCCACGAACTGCTCGAGCGTCACTACGATCCCGCGTATCAGCGCAGCAGCCGGCAACACTTCACCGAGCTCGCGCATGCGCAGCGGTTCACGTTCAGGCCGACTGCCGGCGACACGCTCGATCAGGCGCACGCGCTGCTCGCGCAGTTATCGGTATCGGTCAGCGCCGATGAACCAGGGATCGCGCACGCGTCTACTTGA
- a CDS encoding DUF6566 family protein, whose amino-acid sequence MEPTGFDMGDYQERYKEFDIEVAVEQVLTGVKAHFRVLKDGTVALDWRLVHIDRFWPTERAAAEAALRAARDMIDKGLEDAA is encoded by the coding sequence ATGGAGCCGACGGGGTTCGACATGGGCGACTATCAGGAACGGTACAAGGAATTTGATATCGAGGTCGCGGTCGAGCAGGTGCTTACTGGCGTGAAAGCGCACTTCCGCGTGTTGAAAGATGGCACTGTCGCATTGGACTGGCGCCTCGTGCACATCGACCGGTTCTGGCCGACTGAACGCGCGGCCGCCGAGGCGGCGCTTCGAGCGGCACGCGATATGATCGACAAGGGGCTGGAAGACGCCGCGTAG